The DNA sequence atagacatagtctaatttgagaattataattgattaatcaaaaccaattatatgagtcttacaagcaatattatctcaactagtagggggaccatgggtctatataaccgagcttccaataagtagatcaagaatttattacttaaattcactaacttattaattcttcgttgaatccacgcatagaacttagaattgcactctcagtatatagaatgctctatatgttccactatatagacacatcattagttatccattgttataatcctaatttgatcaatgatcctctatatgaatgatctacactgtaaatggattagattACCTTTACaacctactatgtattttatccttaaaacacttgaccccgtataaatgatatttcagcttatgtgaaatgagtactccaccatttattttcgtttggtcaagctcgaaggagatcatcctttgcttactaattgccagatagaagctatagattccatgtttatgttagcgctcccactcaattgcactaccgtgttcccaaaatgtacgtatcaccctgacctaaaagtaggcttaactaacaaatcaaagaacacgaatagcctcctgagattgagcctaatcataacaggattaagatcatttgatctaggatcaactaggcgatattgacttgaatagattttacggtaagtttaataaatctaagtcaaagttcaatattggtcccttccgatgcatactccatgcatccaacctgagctttactttaaccaatgttctggaaagaacatagcatttctccaaatgcaagtaaactcttgttagagattatcatatcagtaaaaccctgtgtctgataaatctaggaaactttattcacatagtcatgtttactttgcaatgtgttgacggcacaataaacaggatcaagtatgtgaaaagggtttcaaatgaatttatgaatcaaatagacaagcaattgataaggtgaaccaaagcatacacaaatgaatgaaaaatacttctgtttctttattgatgttgaataaaatagattacattgaaatggagttttatttagggcataaaacccaacattttggTATTGGGAAGTGTTGGGATGAGTGTGGGTGATATTCCAAAGGACGTCGTGGAGAAGAGAGAGACATGAGTGTCGGGTGTCGAAGATGACGACGGAAGAGACGGAGGAGACGAAGTCGGTGACGGAAGGGAAGTAAGGAGTAAGGTGAACACCAATGGCGAGAGTTATGAAGAGGGCTCCACTGAAGAAGAGCATCTTGTTACGGCTGAGATGCCATCTGACCATGCCCATGGGAACCAGAACTACCACGAAGGCAGTCATGATATCCAATTGCAAAGCTCCCAACATTTTTGGTGAAATGGGAAGTGAATGAATGTATCAAAGAGATGAAATCAATCAGGATCTCTTCTTCCTTCCACCCAACAatcttttcctttgattttcttattttttattttttgcaaaaaaataaaataaagttcacTCTAGATTTAGATTGTGTTTttcacttattattttttttttggaaaatttttggtaatattttaaaagaagaagaagaaagaagaagaaaaagaaaaaaaaaagagtaaaaatatatatatattttttttttcagatttttttatttttttttaatatttataattattttttaaaaattaatattacttgGACTACTAAAAACTTGTCatgtgtacaagtgtgtacacgtggacagtccactgtggcacttaactgtgatttttggacggaggtgtgcaaaGCAAAACGGAACGAGGGTTTAGGTtgtttagccgccaaaatttcaatttttgtggTTAgctgttacaaaccgtaaagttaaggtggtttagccgccaatatcccaaaATAAAATTAGACCTTATGGTCGTTACAAAATATGTTCTCTGGAATAATTGATAGGTCAATCGTGTCAGTTACATTTTTGGTGAAAGCCcacttagccacattatgggctgTAAAGTTACAAACTTTGGGAATGAACTAAAATTACAACTTAAAAATAATCTAGAGAGCTTATTACAATGGTGCACATAGTTACCAATACTCTAATTGGAACATGTTCCATTTAGCGCCTTGATAACTGTCCCCGAGTCACTCTCAATTAACACAAAAGGGTGTTTCAAAAGCACGACCTTCTCCATGGCTAACTGACAAGCCACAACTTCTCCAATAAGGGAATCAGAGAAGTTTAGCTTGTTAGTTGCCACCCACAAAATAGAACCCATGTCATCCTTAAAGTCACTCCGTACATGGATTTGCAACCAACTTTCATATCACAATTGATTTTGATCCAGTCTTCCGGAGGAGGGGACCAACCATGAGTTATAGCAGCTTTTAGCGAGGAGAACAAACAAGACCCATAATCTGCGTAACAAAAAGTGATAGAGTCAATATAATGCTTAATGTTACTCAGAGTATTGTTGTGTACCTTATCATTATGGGCCTTCCTATTCATATCCACCACAACCGAAGcataaagaaataatttttctacttCAACCCCTCTCGACTTCAGACTGCCAAGAAATTTGACCCAATCTCAAATTCGCGCATTGGAGTCCATAAATGGCATAACCCCCCAAGGGGAGGATCGCCACAAGTGGAACACAAGTTACAATAAAGAAAAAGGTGTTCCATTATTTCCTCACCCTCCCCACAAAGAGGGCAAGAGACCTCTTTAATGAGAATTCTGTTCGCTAGGAGAGCATGGACAGGAAGAGCATTAGAAAGAATACTTCACAAAAGAATCTTGTGTCGCTCCAACACTTTATAGTTCCAAAGTCTATTCCATAAGGTGGGGGAAACAGATTACAAAGGAGCACGATCTAAAGCTTGAACAAGTAGTCAAACTTAATTGAGAATAATCCATTCGACTCTTTAGTCCAGACCCATCTATCCCTACCCTGACCATAGGGTTTATCTCCTTTTAAAATGTTACGAATTGTATCTTGGTCGAAAAGAGAATGAAGCATAGGGATATCCCAATCCCCATTGTCCAAGAGAAGGTCTGCAACCCTCTCCAACCCCACAGGTTGAGAAGTTATAAGAGTAGAAATCTTTGCCATGAATTACCTAAGGATCAACCCAGATGTTTGTCTCTTTCCCATCAGAAATCAGCTTGCAAGCACCCTTCTTAAGGATTTCTTTAAATTTCACCACGTTCTTCCAGAAACAAGAATTTGAGTTTTTAAAGGAGCAATTCAAGAAGGAACTGCCTCTCAAGTACTTTGCACTTTAGACCTTACAACACAATGATTGATTCTCATTAAGGAGGGACCAACCCCCATTTAGCCAATAATGTCTGGTTCATTTCCATAAACTTCCAAAAGCTAAGCCCACTATGGGATTTGAGAAGATGCAGATGATCCCATGCCTTTAAATATATACCCTGGTTGCCTTGTTCACAACCCCACCAATAATCTCTAGCCATACCATCAATTTTGGATGCGAGTTTCTCGGATAGCTTCGTAGTTTGCATGGTATAAACTAGTAAGAAAAGTCCAACTTATTTGATTAAAGTAGCCCGACTAGCCTTAGACAACATTTTTAACTTCCACCCATGGAATTTTGACACTAAATTATCCAAAATAAAGTTGAATCTACATCCTTTCTGCGAGACCTAACAAAGGGAGCCCCAAGTAATTAATGCTCCCAGTGACACTATTGATCCCAAGTTCTTGTTTAATGCCTCTTTTCATACCCTCACTAGTATTGCTGCTAAAGAAAATAGAGGTTTTAAGTTTATTAATCTGTTGGTCGAACCAGGCACATAATTTCTCCAGACACTGCCAAAGACCTCTAACTTTCGCTAAATTTGCTCTCCCCACAAGGATTAGGTCATCTGTAAAGAAGAGACGAGAAAGACAAGGCTCGATCTTACTCAACTTGATACCTTTAATGGTTCCCTTATCAAGAACGTCCTCCAGGATGCATAAAAAAATTTCCACAACCTAGATAAAAAGATAAGGGGAAAGGGGTCTCCTGTCTGATGCCACACTCAAGAACAATTTTACTAACAGTGCCTCCATTGAGGCaaatagataataaaattttttatatgttaattaattttgataagtAATGAACAAGATTCCTTATCATTTAAATGTCAGGgtttataatttacaaaaaattcTTCActttattatgaaataataatatatcatcAAAACTTGAATTGTGTGATAGGTAAATAATACTTAATAAACTAGtaataaagtatatatatatagggggTGTCTGTTGTCACACATGGGCTTTTTGAGTGACTAGTGTTGCACACCTTTAATAGCCATTAGATTGTATTGATTTTGATCTAAAGGCTGATATTACACACTTCATATATCATttctatataatattatatttgataAATAAAGGGGTATTTGACTTGAAAATGGGAAGTACAACCGGTTGTAACCAGTTGCAAACATCTTGGTTTTCGCGCCCATTTAGTAAAGTGAAGGAACCTTTTCAGCTGTAAACATCTTTACTTTCACAAACAAAAACTTAGTTTCAGCTAAAAAAACTCCTTCATTGTTTCATTGTTTGATTGTTTGAAGGTTCCAAACAGGCCACAAATCACTTTTCAGTTCTCTTTTATTGTTTGAAGATCATCACCAAGGTATTTTTAGTgcttttattatcatttttcttgttcttattAGTTGTTTTTAGGATTCTTAAACTCCTTTGCTACATCACAGAGGGTATCGCCACCGGAGAAGCTCGCGAAGAAGATTTCACCTCTGTGACAAACCTCCTCGCCGACCCAAGATCAAGGgcttgattttatatcaaaAGGACTAGATACACTGAAAAATTTGGCCCATGATATGAGCGAGGTTTGTCATGGTGCACAAGTATTTTGTTTCTTCAATTTGGAAGTATTTAGAGACTAAAAGATTTGTTTGAATGTGATTAGGAACTGGACAACCAAGTGCCATTAGTCGATGAAATAGATACAAAGGTAGAAGTTGATTTGTTTAGTCATGCACATACATATTCATTTCTGTCTGTAATCTCCCCAAAGAGAAATAATTTCTGTGCCTTTTATTTTCCGCTTTAATAGGTAGACAAGGCAACATCTGAtattaaaaatatcaatgttAGGCTAAAGCAAACTCTTAATCAGGTACGTGATCATAGTTACTTAATCCCTACCAAAATTTAATGCCTGTTGACATGTGATTAGACTGGATGATTCAACTGAATAACTTGTGTGGTGTTTCAGGTGAGATCCAGTCATAATTTCTGTATTGACATCATTCTCCTATGTATAATTCTGGGAATCGTTTCTTACTTGTACAAGTAAGTCAAtgttcttcttctctctctctccctctccattaatatatatttattatggtTGTGTGTGTGAGCTTATGTAGTGGTGTTagtgcatgtatatatattattattgctggcattgattttattttctatgttATGCATCGTGGTATAAGGATTTGTTCAGAATTATTGCATGTAAGTTAAGTTCAACAGAAATTTAGGGGTCAGATATTCAATCTAGCTCTTAATATTACTAGTGTAAGACAAGGGATTTAAATGTCTTTTGGCACAACAGAAAAACAGAAGAATACAGTGTAACGAAACAGAGCGCATTGAATTCTGGTACACAATATTATAGAGGTCAAGGCAGAACAATGCCACTTAATGGTGCTAAGTATTTCTTTAAGGTGATAAAAGTGCATTGCACGAACTTCAGTTAAattaaacttaatttaaaatacctTTTCCaggttttagtcacaaatttagTGCAGTGTCTTAACTCTCTTGCTCTTTTTGGGCATCGATAGTTTTGTTTCAACATGTAGAAGCTTTGACTTAATCCCTTACCCTGACTTATTCACTGATT is a window from the Cannabis sativa cultivar Pink pepper isolate KNU-18-1 chromosome 1, ASM2916894v1, whole genome shotgun sequence genome containing:
- the LOC133035000 gene encoding protein ALTERED XYLOGLUCAN 9-like, whose protein sequence is MLGALQLDIMTAFVVVLVPMGMVRWHLSRNKMLFFSGALFITLAIGVHLTPYFPSVTDFVSSVSSVVIFDTRHSCLSLLHDVLWNITHTHPNTSQYQNSWAWSSHDDVSACDFQKLTRSDASDLLNESWVAVTGDSQSRFVTLSLLGLVLKPQAVESVKNTIF